In Phaseolus vulgaris cultivar G19833 chromosome 10, P. vulgaris v2.0, whole genome shotgun sequence, a single genomic region encodes these proteins:
- the LOC137817963 gene encoding uncharacterized protein, with protein sequence MSEGWGGGVKAKYLRNIIGKEGAEFVCVQETKLTEFSDSRCFSLWGDNKVGWVHNEGVNGAGSTLSMWHKEAFHYVSHTVGKCFIAVVGHHVKSNCSCIKINVYAACNPSEKVAMWEDVSVIRSIHQDKVWCCCGDFNVVRCAAERKGIRRNASNKKEIRDFNDFIGSNSMEDLPLVGKKFTWFKADGSAKSRLDKILVSEEWLQVWPMSKQYIQTREVSDHCAIVVKSWSKDWGPKPFKSIDAWLLEPGFKDLVRGKWGSYEV encoded by the coding sequence ATGTCAGAGGGCTGGGGGGGGGGAGTGAAGGCTAAATATCTTAGGAATATTATAGGTAAGGAGGGTGCGGAGTTTGTGTGTGTGCAAGAAACTAAACTAACTGAGTTTTCTGATAGCAGGTGTTTCTCTTTGTGGGGAGATAATAAGGTGGGATGGGTGCATAATGAAGGTGTGAATGGGGCTGGAAGCACGTTATCTATGTGGCACAAGGAAGCCTTCCACTACGTGTCTCATACGGTAGGGAAATGTTTTATTGCTGTTGTGGGGCACCATGTTAAGTCAAACTGTTCTTGTATTAAAATTAACGTCTATGCTGCTTGTAATCCGAGTGAGAAGGTGGCTATGTGGGAGGATGTGTCTGTTATCAGAAGTATCCATCAGGATAAGGTGTGGTGCTGTTGTGGTGACTTTAATGTAGTCAGGTGTGCTGCGGAAAGGAAAGGCATTAGACGAAATGCAAGCAACAAAAAGGAAATCAGGGACTTTAATGATTTCATTGGAAGCAATTCTATGGAGGATTTGCCTCTAGTAGGTAAGAAGTTCACTTGGTTTAAGGCAGATGGGTCTGCAAAAAGTAGGCTGGATAAAATTCTGGTATCCGAAGAATGGTTACAAGTGTGGCCTATGAGCAAGCAATACATACAAACAAGGGAAGTTTCGGATCATTGTGCAATAGTGGTGAAATCATGGAGTAAAGATTGGGGCCCAAAACCTTTCAAGTCTATTGATGCATGGCTTCTGGAGCCCGGGTTTAAGGATTTGGTGAGGGGTAAATGGGGATCTTATGAGGTGTAG